In Solanum stenotomum isolate F172 unplaced genomic scaffold, ASM1918654v1 scaffold6331, whole genome shotgun sequence, the genomic stretch aatattgattttttttttggtatgacCGAACCCCaaagggttgcctacgtatccttTCGGAATCAGATCAAACGtagtttaaattttcaaagagAGGTTTTTTAgacttctttaaatttttttaaaaatttttaaattttttaatttttcttttctgaaaGAGATGCCTTTGTTCTCTCAGCCACAAACTTGTCACAGTATCTTAGAACGCATTAGAGGTAGTATCTTTTGACTGCGTCCGCATTAACAATTATGCCTGCGATTTTTTCCTCCACATCAGTAAGGTGTAAGGCTCCTTTGGACAACACCTCCTTGATAAGATATGGACCTTGCCAATTTGAGGAAAACTTTCCCTTGGCCTCTTCTTGGTGCGGGAGAATGCGCTTTAAGACCAGTTGACCTACTTCAAAGTGTCTAGGGCGCACCTTTTTGTTGTATGCACGAGCTATCCTTTGCTGATAAAGCTGACCAAAACAGACGGCCGTCAATCGCTTCTCATCTATTAATGTGAGCTGTTCTGGTCGGGTTTTGACCCATTCAATATCTTCAATTTCAGCCTCGACAATAATTCGAAGAGATGAAATTTCAACTTCCACTGGTATCACAGCCTCAGTCCCATACACTAGCAAATAAGGAGTTGCACTAATCGAGGTGCGCACTGTTGTGTGATATCCTAAAAGTGCAAAAGGCAGCTTCTCATGCCATTATCTAGTGCCTTGAACCATTTTCCTGAGAACCTTTTTGATATTCTTATTGGCTGCCTCCACAGCTCCGTTAGCCTTTGGTCGGTATGGAGTAAAATTGTGATGCACAATTTTGAACTGCTCACATACCTCCTTCATCAAATTGCTAATAAGGTTTGAAGCATTATCTGTGATGATAGTTCTTGGGATACCAAAACGACCGCCTTCTTAGTACTACCTTGAAAGTGATTGCCTCTACCCATTTAGTAAAGTAATCGACTGCGACCAAAATAAATTGATGTCCATTAGAAGCTTTTGGCTCAATTGGTTCGATGACATCCATTCCCCATGCAACAAAGGGCCAAGGAGTAGCCATGGGGTGCAACTCTGAAGGAGGTGAATGAATGAGATCACCATGAATTTGAcattgatgaatttttttcacAAAGCGAAAGCAATCCCATTCCATGGTAAGCCAGTAATATCCTGCTCGGAGTATCTTTTTCGCAAGGACATATCCATTCATGTGTTGTCCACATACCCCAGTATGTATTTCATTCATGATCTTCTCGGCTTCTTCAACATCCACACATCTCAATAAGTTCAGATCTGGGGTGCGTTTACATAAAATTTCCCCGCTCAAAAAGAAACCACTAGCCAGACGTCTAATAGTTCTTTTTTGGCTTCCATTGGAATTTGCCAGACATTTCCCTGTTTGCAAGAAATTCCTGATGTCTAGGTACCACGGCTCACCATCTGATTCTGCTTCCACAGTGTTACAATAGTCATGTTGGTCCCGAAGTTGAATTTCCAAGGGAGTAATACAAGTGTTTCCAGGATATGGAAGCATTGAGACCAAAGTAGCCAAGGCATCTGCCAATTCATTATGAAATCTGGAGATGTATCTAAACTCGATGGACCTAAACCTTTTGCTAAGATCTTCCACACATTGTTTGTAGGAAGAAGCTTGAGGTCTCGAGTTTTCCATTCGCCTTGAGCTTGCCTAATAAGCAAATCAGAATCTCCCAACACAATCAATTCTTGCACACCCAAATATATTGCCATATTTAGACCCAtgatgcaagcttcatactctGTTGTGTTATTTGTACAGAAGAAACGAAGTCGAGCTGTTGCAGGGTAATGCTGTCCTGTGGGCGATATGAGAATTGCCCCAATCCCTGTGCCTTTTTTGTTGATTGCTCCATCAAAGTATAATTGCCAGGCCTGATTTTCATCTGGATCTACTTCTTCAACTGAGTTAATCTCTTCATCTGGAAAATATGTATCCAGTGGTTCGTAGTCGCCATCGACTGGATTCTCTACCAAGTGGTCTGCCAGAGCTTGAGTTTTCATTGCAATTCGAGTGACATATATAATGTCAAATTCAGTGAGCAAGATTTGCCATTTCGCGAGTCTGCCAGTTGGCATTGGCTTCTGAAAGATGTAGTTCAAAGGATCCATCCTAGATATGAGGTAAGTTGTGTAGGACAAAAAGTAATGCCTTAACTTTTGAGCTACCCAAGTTAGGGCGCAACATGTCCTTTCCAAGAGGGTGTACTTGACCTCATAACTTGTGAATTTCTTGCTCAAGTAGTAGATAGCTTGCTCCTTCCTGCCTGTGGAATCGTGTTGACCGAGAACGCACCCAAAGGAATTATCTGTCACTGAAAGATATATAAAGAGAGGCCTATCAAGTTCAGGCGGGACCAATACGGGAGTTTGGACAAATATTCCTTGATTTTTTCAAAAGCTTGTTGACAATCCTCCGTCCATCTGACagcatcattttttttcaaaagtctgAAAATGGGCTCACAAGTGGTTGTGAGTTGAGCAATAAACCTGCTAATGTAGTTTAACCTCCCAAGTAGACTCATGACTTCGGTCTTATTTTTCGGGGGTGGCAAATCTCGAATGGCTTTTATTTTGGAAGGATCTAATTCGATTCCCCTTCTATTGACAATAAAACCCAGAAGTTTTCCAGATGGAACTCCAAATGCACATTTTGCTGGATTAAGCTTGAGATCATATCTTCGCACTCttttgaagaattttctcaGATCTTGCACATGGTTAGCTTGTGTTTTAGACTTGATGATTACGTCATCGACGtatacttcaatttttttatgcatCATATTATGAAACATGGTGGTCATAGCCCTCATGTAAGTTGCCCCAACATTTTAAAGATCGAATGGCATGACCCTATAGCAATAAGTCCCCCATGGAGTGGTGAAAGCAGTTTTCTCAGCGTGCTCTTCGTCCATCAAGATTTGATGATACCCTGCATAGCAGTCCACAAAATATTGAATTTCGTGTCTGGCACAATTATCAACTAGAATGTGGATATTAGGCAAGGGAAAGTTGTCTTTTGGACTAGCTCTGTTCAAATCTCGATAGTCAACACAAACTCTTGTCTTTCCATCCCTTTTCAGCATAGGAACAACATTTGCCAACCAAGTAGTGTAACGAATGGTTTGGATCACATTTGCATTTAGTTGtttcatgatttctttcttgattttttcacTCACGTCCgatttgaattttcttcttttttgttggaCGGGTGGAAAATCAGGATGAGTGGGCAACTTATGGACCACTAAATCACCACTCAAACCTGACATGTCATTATAGAACCAAGCAAACACATATTTGGATTCAAACAAAAGTTCTATTATGGCATCCCTAATTTCCTTCTTGAAATGAagacttatttttatttctttgactTCCTCATTACTTCCCAAATTGATGGCCTAAGTTTCAGTAAGATTAGGCTTAGGTTTGTGCTCAAACTGTTCCAATTCCCTATTAATTTCCCTAAAAGcctcttcttcatcatattcaACCTCACGACTCGGGGATTCAAGAATAAACAACTCTTTGAGATCTGGGAGTGCATTCCGCATGCATGTCATGTTATCAAAGCCAGCATTTATAGAACTGAAAAATGGAGAATAAGAATCAGAAGAGGGAAAAGACAAAATTTTACTATGAAACTGGAATTTCAAttcattgaaattttaaaaaatgatagaaGGGTTGACATTAAAACAAAACACTTTCAAATATTCGGATCACAACCCTTGcaacaacaaaatacaaaagAGTAGCTAAACAAACTACCAAGCTCCTTCCTTATGGGGAAAGGAGTGGCATCCCAATTGTTAACTCAACACCTGAGCCCACGAGCTGCACATCGACATGACTTGTACCTTCACCAACTTGGACCGTGTTTACTTTACAAAATAACTGACTGAGATCCTGAATAACTTCTTCAATGTCTTCATGAGTAAAAAAAGCTTCCATTTCTGGACCCTGAGGCTTGATAAAGGAATGATAAATATGGGGAATCGGTTGTGGAAACGCCTAATCAGTCCTTTTTTAGTTCTTAGTCTCATCTTCATTTCTCTTGCTTTGTTTTTATCCGAGGCCAGAGGTGCCTTGGTTCCCTAAAAGAGTAATGGGATCCACAATTCCTTGTGAACATAGTCCCAAACCTTTACCAGGTTGATAACCATATTTGAGCATTGTCGTTGCTACCattgaagaggaagaagagagacATGGTTGGATAATAGGGTCTCCTTCTCTAAAATGATCGACTGACACTacaagaaaagagtaaaattgtGACGGAATATTTGGAACGGAGAAGTCTGTCACAAATCGTCACGAAATTTTGACGGATTTGTGACAGATTAAtcttatataaataaaagaattttaaaagaatttttttaccTACTAAAATTCTGTTAGTGACGGATTTGTGACAgatttataactaatatttaaTATAAGTTTTGTGACAGAACATTTCCGTCACAAAATGATagcaactaaaaataaatgaatatatgTCGTCAcaaaatcatcacaaaaattATGATAGATTTACATACCGTctcaatttaataaaaagacaataaattataaaatctttAACTTAATGAACCATTTTTTCcgcaaaaattttaaaaaatattagatgACCTTTTAACTTTCCCCTAAAATTTTCAGCACTTTTAGttttcactacaagaaaaagccTTTATTAAGACCAATATTTAAGGATGAGTCTATATTCTTGTCACTAAAAGTATATGTATTGGGACGAGATTATATTTTGGTCCTTATTGGTATATGCTGTTGTGAAGACATTAAATTCGGTCCCCAAAAAAGTTACTAGCTAGTCCCTAAATGTAATTGGATGCATATTTTGAGGCTTGAGCGGGAAAGTCTTTCCGCCAATAcgaaaagtttttcttttatcaaaatttgaggcgctaaaaaattaattctaaaagtaaaaagtaaaaaactaattctcaaaataaaAGCTTGTCCTAAAAGTTGCCCTAATCTCTTCAGATCACCACTACAACTGGGCATGAATGAAACCCAGCTGCCCTAGCTAATCTCAGCGATGTTTTGCCCCTTGAATGGATAGATGTGTATTCTTATTTGTGCTATTGTTGTCTCCCCTGATCTCAACGACATTCTTCCATTAAATTGGTAAAGGTGTCTTCTTCTTCCTCGTGTTGTTGCTGCTCGATCTGGTTGAAATAGAATCCATTAAAACTTTGCTCGAGACAAAATTTCAGGTGTGTTCATTCTTCTGATCGAGTTGTTGCTGCGTTGTTCGAAATATAATCCAACACAGCTTTGCTTGGGACAATATTTCAGGTGGGTTCACCTTCCGATCGAGTTGTTGTGTTTCTTTCAAAAGTTATATAAATGACGTTTTTTTCTTATGTATTCAAGttacttcttcttcatcttttttaacatttattagGTTAATGATTTCAACTGCAAAAATTATTGGGTGTTGAGATTTTGCGACCATATACATGATACAGAAATATACAAGTATATGACTTGTAATTCAATGACTCATCTTCTTGGTTACAAGTAAATATTAGAAACTCCAAGTATAAAAACATAGATGTAAAAGACTGATTTTGTTGTTGTGGAATTATAGGTTGAAGTAGGACTATGGAGAACTTGTCGTTTAAATATGAAATGACTCTCTGTTTCACTGTTTATAAGTCTTACATATTCACAATAATGGGGTATTAATCTATTCCTCTTGTGTAAGTATTCAATGACATTTCTTtcaatacaaatatgaattatgaatggcTTTTTGGGATTGATTAGTTTAAATTACTACGATGGATATCATTTAAGTCTAATTACAAATTTAGAGATTcagttaatttttaaaagagaCAAAAAAAGAATAGCAGGTGATCATTTGTTACATTGAAATCCAAGTGTAATTCCAACGgaaattataagaaaaagtCAAAGAAGGTACTATTAGATGACCATTTATCCATGAAGCATGCAGCTTGTTTGCCATCCTATAATAGTACATAATGTCCACGTCTTCGGTcttcaaaatatgaagagtATTTCTAAGGTTGCGGTcttcaaaatatgaagagtATTTCTAAGGTTAAGGTTGCTAGTTTTTTGGCTATTGAATGTTGATCATgtcaaaaaaatcattaaagaaTCAAGTCTGAGATGCACATTTCTAACGTCATTATAAATGCACTATTCACTACCATAGGTAGTCATTTCATCTTCTTCCCTATTATTACTAGTGCATTAAGTTGAAATTGAGAAATTCATAATGAGATCCCCTTTCGCACTTCGATAACATCTCCAATGTCATCTATTTCATTTATTAGTATTGAAACTACCATTTGTCTATGTCCTAACCACACATGTTGGAGGCTTAATCCTTTAGGCTTGCCTCCAATTTAACACAACCTTTAGcttttccaaaaataaacaataacatTGTATTTCCTTCCATTGATAGGAACTAGATATGCAAGAGCCATTACACATTTGAAGAGCAATCTGATATGCCTTGTCTATGAATATAAGAACATATATTTCCAATATTGAGTCTTTTTTGTTGGCCTTCTTGATCATGTAATACTTAGCTTTAAGAAAGTTggaaaaaagagtaaaatgtaTTATGTCCATCATTTTGCAGGTATATATAAAATAGTGGTAATTAACTCtacctttttttataaaaatctaTAACAACAACTGGAATAAAAGAATTTGAATCAAGAAGATAAGCAACAACAAGTAGGAGGACTTTTTCATTTGCTCTTACAGATAGAATTCCTGTTCATTTTGTCTTACGAAGAGAATTTGTGTAGATCTGATTGTAACTTGTTGTGTGGATCatagtattttcttattctttgttttttttaatctaaattttCCATAAATGTTATGGCACCTAGTAAGGAGTGGATGCAACTTGTTGATAATTGTCTCGATGAAATCTACTTACTCAATGTGCAAAAGTTTTTGGATTATGCTTTTCAAAAAATAGGAGAAGAATATGAAATACGATGTCTGTGTGTCAAATGTTACAACACAACTTTAGAAACTCGTAAAATAGTTGAGACACATTTGCTAGTACATAGCAGCCAGTTGCTCTCTTTTAACATTTTCTGCCCACATGTTGTTACTTCAGCTTGCCTTTTATGTTATTCACTCAGTTCGTTTGTTTCTATTTCCTTCCAAATGTTGTTAAGTTGTGgtttctaaaaatatatgttggaTTCTTGTCTATAAATATATGCAAAATTAGTTACTGCTTAGAGAATAGTTAGAGTTAAAATTAGTTACTACTTAGAGGCGCAACATTTagaacatatataatacattaattTTCTGCTCTGCTGCGATCATCTGCTCTGTTTTAACATTTTCTGCCAGCATGTTGTTACTCCAGCTCATCTTTTATGTTATTCATTCAGTCCATTTGAAACTGACTCAGCAAAAATATTACAGTCCACCTGGTTTTGCTCCTTGCGACTATtgctttatatttaaaatttataagtaatttatttaatatatgtcTCTATGTGTTTATTTCACTAAGTAATATTTTTCCAGAAATCATATCAGTGGAATCCTACTGAGAATTCTATAATGGAACGTACATGAAATAAGGTGGCATCCACTTTATACTCCAAGAAAATGTATATTTGGCGAAAAGGTACAGTCAAacctaattttattttggagGATATTTGGAGAAGTTGGAAGACACATTGGGCCTCAGATGAATGGATGGATAAATCTCGTATTGCCACTCGAAATCGATGTAGTGAGACTGGTGGACTAGGCACTGGTCCAAGCAAGCATACCGATGGTTCTAGATTAATAGTGGAGCATACTATAAAATTGGTATCAAATTTAACACTTTCTATAACATTTTTCTAATCTTATCTCTTATTTTAATAGTAAACTCTATTTTTTAGGCAATAGAACTACGTCATCCACCAAATTTGTGGGATATATTTAAGAAGTTGCATAAAAGAAAGGATGGTAGCTTTGTTGATGCCAAGTCTAAATGCATTAATGTAAGTTGTGTGTGTTGCTCTTCTTTAACCAAACATTGTAGGACTGATCCTTATTTTGTGAagcttttaaaaaagaaaaaggtagaTTTTATGCCGTTGTGTGTGTTGCTTTTAAGAAGATTTGTTATAATTGTTTGTGTTGCAATTGAGCAATTTTTTGGGGCAGCTCTTTGTGCTGTTTTGTTGGGCAATTTTTTAATGCAATTTTGAAGCAGATTTTGTGCTATTGTGGATAGATTTTGTGGCAAATTTTGTGCCTTTTTTTGTGGCAGCTCTTTGTGTTGTTTTGTGCAGCTCTTTGTGTTGTTTTTGGTGCAAATTTAAGCAAATTTTTATCATAGGTTTGATCATATGTTTTGCAGTTATTTGAGCAGTTTTTTAATGCAATTTTGAAGTAGATTTTGTGCTGTTTTTGGGGTAGATTTTGTGCTATTTTTTTGTGTAGATTTTtatcatacttttttttaatcaaatgttGAGTAGTTATTTGGACAGTTATTAAAGCAATTTGAAGCAAATTGTGTGcctttttttatatagattttatGCCATATTGGGGGCAGATTTTGTTCTGTTTAAAGAGTTTGTACTGTCTTTTGgatgcattttttttatagagttgCTAGAAGCAACTTAATATGCACATATTTGTGGAAAGCTTGAGTTTTTGGTGgttgattatttgaaaattttcaggATAAAATGGAGGTTGTCTTAGCTGCTGCTATTTCTAGctcctcaaatgattcataaGAAGTTCAAGAACTTGATATAAATAGCTCATACTTTGATGTTGTGGGTGGAGAAAAAAACGACGTGTGTATGGTTCAGGCTCTCAAGATTTGGCGTTGTATCAAGATCAAAATTCTGTCACTTCGCGCAATTTACCTGCGGTGTCTGATGATGTTGCTGAAGAGCGCATTAAACTACTTGAGGAAGAAATGTTGCATATGAGAGAAAATCAAGAGagaattcttcaagaacgttTAGAGGCAGAGGTGCAACAACGAGTAGAGCACGCGGTCTCACATTTGATGCAACAAAGTGATGATCGATTCAAGTGTATGGAGGAATGATGGCCTCGCATGATGAGCGAGATAGCGTTATCCTCACGCTCATCTAGTAATCCTTCTCCTTAATAGGAAATGACCAAATGTTTATGTGTTTAAATATTTGTACACTTTTGCTTATTGAAGTTGTGCTTTGACATGTTTTAACttcataattttgtattataaatataatattatgtttgttatatcatggtggttaattatttttatgtttttgactaatttactatatatatatatatatatatatatatatatatataaattataattgtcCACTACTATATATagcaattattatttattaaattaaaatcaaatttgcGACGGATTTAATCTGTCACAATTAATTCTAAATTTGATACTAATATCTACAAGAGAGCAATTTTGCGACAAAATATTCCATCATAATTTACTTGTAACGAAATATTCCGTCACAAATATTGTGAATATATTTAGAAATTTGTTACAGAAACTATTCCGTCACTATTTTGTAACGATATATTCCGTCAAAAATTCTGTCTCAAATTTGTGACGAAATTTAAGTCAAATACAAGGATTTATATTGTCACCGTCAGGTCTGTCACTATGCTGTCACAATAATTTTGTGACGGAATTGAAATCCGTCACAATGAGTTTATTACCCCAGGTTTTGGGATGTCCATTTTTCTGTCACAAATTCGTCACAAATGTTAATTTGTGATGGATTTGTGACAGAATCGTCTGTCACAATTTTgctattttcttgtagtgtaatACGGCCTCAAAAGACTGGTAAACAATGGAATCACATCCTTCTTTTACCTCAATGTATGGAATGGAGGGATCTCTGTAAATAGGTAAATCACCTTCCCCATGCACAATGATTTCCTGATGGTTGTGTTCAAACTTAACAACTTGATGCAGAGTTGATGGGACTGCCCGAGCCATGTGGATCAATAGCCTTCCCAATAGAAAATTATAAGATGTGTCCATTTCCATTACTTGGTACACAGTCATAAAGTCCACCGGTCCAATTGTCATGTTTAACTTGATTTCACCAATGGTATCCCGCCTTGAGCCGTTATAAGCTCGAACAAATATATTGCTGGGGCGAATTCTGTCAAGGCTAATTTTCAAGTTTTCCAGCGTAGAGAGAGGACATATGTCTACCCCGGATCCCCCATCTATCATGGCCCTCTTTACATAGTACCCTTCACATTTCACTGTAAGAAGCAATGCTCTATTGTGTCCAGCTCCCTCTGTGGGCAACTCATCATCAGTGAAAGTGATGGTGTTTGACTCAAAGATGCGCTTGGCCATTTTCTCTAACTGATTTACCGTGGTTTCCTTCGATACATATGTTTCATTCAAAATCTTATTCAACACACGGCGATGTTCTTCTGAGTGCAAGAGTAGAGACAACAAAGAAATATGTGTcggggttttcttcaattgttccACAACAGAGTAATTTGGAACCTTAATCTTGGATGTTTTGAGTCATCTTCTTTTTTCGTAATTCTTCTGGAGAATAACATATTCCAGAGCGTGTCAGCCCTCTTGCTTCATCAACCTCTTCAGCAATCTCCTTTCCTCGATAAACCACAACGATTTTGTTATAGTTCCAAGGGACAGCCTTTGAATTAGCTACCGGAAGCTGTTGGACGGACCTAACAAAGATATGTCCTTCCAACTTTGCCAAGCAATTTTGGTCCTGTTGTGTTAATGAAAAACCCTTTGATACATACAACTTTGGCATACCTGCTCGAACTTCAATCCCCTTCGAAACCCCCGGGACACACAAAAACTTTGGTATCAAGGTTGACACCTTCCACACTCAAAGATGCAACTGGTTCTAAACTCTTTATCGACTTGTTTTCCTTTCCGATCTTCCTAAacaactttcccattttgccaAGGAGTTTGTACTCTTGATCATCACAGATCATACCCACTAAATTGTTTTGAGCTGGAAGTGGGTTATTAGTCACATTGGGAGTGTTTTGATCATCTGTCAGAACGACCACTCCATGATCGATTAGCTTCTTTATCGCCCCCTTCAAGGTCCAACAATTATCAGTGATGTGTCCTGGGGCCCCTGAATGATACTCACATCTTTCATTGGCTTAGAAACCTGGAGCAGGTGGATTCAGACGATGTGGTGGGATAAACCCAATCACTCCTATCTTTCTTAACTTTTGAAACAAGCTGGAGTATGAATCTCCC encodes the following:
- the LOC125852866 gene encoding uncharacterized protein LOC125852866 codes for the protein MDPLNYIFQKPMPTGRLAKWQILLTEFDIIYVTRIAMKTQALADHLVENPVDGDYEPLDTYFPDEEINSVEEVDPDENQAWQLYFDGAINKKGTGIGAILISPTGQHYPATARLRFFCTNNTTEYEACIMGLNMAIYLGVQELIVLGDSDLLIRQAQGEWKTRDLKLLPTNNVWKILAKDALATLVSMLPYPGNTCITPLEIQLRDQHDYCNTVEAESDGEPWYLDIRNFLQTGKCLANSNGSQKRTIRRLASGFFLSGEILCKRTPDLNLLRCVDVEEAEKIMNEIHTGVCGQHMNGYVLAKKILRAGYYWLTMEWDCFRFVKKIHQCQIHGDLIHSPPSELHPMATPWPFVAWGMDVIEPIEPKASNGHQFILVAVDYFTKWVEAITFKEVCEQFKIVHHNFTPYRPKANGAVEAANKNIKKVLRKMVQGYHTTVRTSISATPYLLVYGTEAVIPVEVEISSLRIIVEAEIEDIEWVKTRPEQLTLIDEKRLTAVCFGQLYQQRIARAYNKKVRPRHFEVGQLVLKRILPHQEEAKGKFSSNWQGPYLIKEVLSKGALHLTDVEEKIAGIIVNADAVKRYYL